The following proteins come from a genomic window of Phacochoerus africanus isolate WHEZ1 chromosome 9, ROS_Pafr_v1, whole genome shotgun sequence:
- the IER3 gene encoding radiation-inducible immediate-early gene IEX-1, whose amino-acid sequence MCHSRSSLPTMTILRAPTPASSTSPVPRRGSGPEIFTFDPLPEPAVAPAARPSASRGLRKRSRRVLYPRVVRRQLPVEDPNPAKKLLFLLLTIVFCQILMAEEGVSAPLAPEDTPSASSPAPTAEPPVLEPLNLTSEPSDYALDLSTFLQQHPAAF is encoded by the exons ATGTGTCACTCTCGCAGCTCTCTCCCTACCATGACCATCCTGCGGGCCCCGACCCCGGCCTCCTCCACCAGCCCGGTGCCCCGGCGAGGCTCTGGTCCCGAGATATTCACCTTCGATCCTCTCCCGGAGCCCGCGGTGGCCCCAGCCGCGCGCCCCAGCGCCTCCCGCGGGCTTCGAAAGCGCAGCCGTCGGGTCCTCTACCCACGAGTG GTCCGGCGCCAGCTGCCAGTCGAGGATCCGAACCCTGCCAAAAAGCTGCTCTTTCTCCTGCTTACCATCGTCTTCTGTCAGATCCTGATGGCTGAAGAGGGTGTGTCGGCACCCCTGGCCCCTGAAGACACCCCCAGCGCCTCATCCCCCGCGCCCACCGCTGAGCCCCCGGTTCTTGAGCCCCTTAATCTGACCTCGGAGCCCTCGGACTACGCTTTGGACCTCAGCACTTTTCTCCAGCAACACCCAGCCGCTTTCTAA